In the Candidatus Electrothrix sp. GW3-4 genome, one interval contains:
- a CDS encoding glutaminyl-peptide cyclotransferase: MKARFFCCFLLLLFGVSSTLGSTQTLRPKQFTYRLVRQYPHDPKAFTQGLAWDEGRMYEGTGLYGRSSLRSLDLKTGAVHRQRRYRRQYFAEGITVFRDRIYQLTWKNRQVFLLDRERLVVIRSWPYPREGWGITHNGKELIVSDGSASLYFLDPETLQEKRQILVHDDQGKVTRLNELEYVRGAIYANVWQTDRIAIIHPEDGRVTGWLDLSELSAQVQSIWKGKTDVLNGIMYDPVNDRLVVTGKLWPWLFEIRVVPK; encoded by the coding sequence GTGAAGGCTCGTTTTTTTTGCTGTTTTCTCCTGCTGCTCTTCGGAGTGAGCTCCACCTTGGGTAGCACGCAGACTCTCCGCCCGAAACAGTTCACCTACAGGCTTGTTCGACAATATCCCCATGATCCCAAGGCGTTTACCCAGGGGCTTGCCTGGGATGAGGGCCGAATGTACGAAGGAACCGGGCTCTATGGTCGATCCTCCTTACGCTCGCTGGACCTGAAAACAGGAGCCGTGCATCGGCAGCGGCGCTACAGACGGCAATATTTTGCTGAGGGAATCACGGTCTTTCGGGATCGAATTTACCAGCTGACCTGGAAAAACAGACAGGTCTTTCTCTTGGATAGGGAACGATTGGTTGTGATCAGATCCTGGCCATACCCGCGTGAGGGCTGGGGGATTACCCATAACGGCAAGGAGCTGATCGTTAGTGATGGCTCGGCCTCTCTCTATTTTCTTGATCCTGAGACCTTGCAGGAAAAAAGGCAGATCCTGGTGCATGATGATCAGGGGAAAGTCACCAGACTCAATGAACTGGAATATGTGCGGGGAGCGATCTATGCCAATGTCTGGCAGACAGATCGGATTGCCATTATTCACCCAGAGGACGGCAGGGTCACTGGCTGGCTTGACCTGAGTGAGCTCTCCGCCCAGGTACAGAGCATCTGGAAAGGAAAAACAGATGTACTCAACGGGATTATGTACGATCCGGTGAATGATCGCCTCGTTGTGACCGGAAAACTCTGGCCCTGGCTGTTTGAGATTCGGGTGGTGCCAAAATGA
- the recJ gene encoding single-stranded-DNA-specific exonuclease RecJ, which yields MTTAKKQTPYILPPPLTPSETAWSQKLAHDLRLPEIIAELLCRRGVTSPEAAAPFLAPQLAELPSPTALKGLEAAVDLLAETIQDGQQVVIHGDYDVDGITATVLLTDFLAKLGVKAIWHLPNRLTDDYGLTMKSVAALAEKVRMPALLMTVDCGINTADEVAYAQELGFRVIITDHHQPPSDADRIPQADAVINPRQQGCEFAYKELSGVGVAFFLVMALRRRMVQQGFWTQDTMPNLRDALDLVALGTVADVMQLTGVNRTLVRAGLEVLGERSRPGIRALCKVTGTGQGLITAEDIAYQLAPRINAAGRLGNPQLAADLLLSGTDTAKGLAQELEQANLLRRKLEAAVLDEAVRQAEEQLKEGMESLVLYGRNWHVGVIGIIASRMVDRFQLPSLVFTGDIPPYLTEEGEVAVVKGSGRSVPGLDLHRALELCQEQILRFGGHAMAAGLTVRQDAFAAFGALFDSQVQEMERDEQQQGIMVDALLDTKQDCQEILRGLQLMEPFGEGNPEPVFLVQDVQLEEVHCLREHLKFSLRLNGTRFSGIGFFMAEQHASAVAGRVDLGFRLKESCFRGRKRLEVHAVAVRS from the coding sequence TTGACCACCGCAAAAAAACAAACACCCTATATCCTCCCCCCCCCTTTGACTCCAAGCGAGACGGCATGGAGTCAGAAACTGGCCCATGACCTCCGTCTACCCGAGATCATTGCCGAACTCCTCTGTCGGCGCGGGGTGACAAGCCCGGAAGCCGCTGCCCCCTTTCTCGCGCCACAGCTGGCTGAGTTACCCTCTCCAACAGCCCTGAAGGGGCTGGAGGCCGCTGTTGATCTCCTGGCTGAGACCATTCAGGACGGACAGCAGGTGGTGATCCACGGAGATTACGACGTGGACGGCATCACTGCCACTGTGCTCCTGACTGATTTTTTGGCCAAGCTTGGTGTCAAGGCGATCTGGCATCTCCCCAATCGTCTGACCGATGATTATGGCCTGACTATGAAATCCGTGGCTGCCTTGGCAGAAAAGGTGCGCATGCCTGCCCTGTTGATGACTGTGGACTGCGGCATCAACACAGCGGATGAGGTGGCCTATGCCCAGGAGCTGGGCTTTCGGGTTATTATCACTGACCACCATCAACCGCCCAGTGATGCGGACAGGATACCCCAGGCCGATGCTGTGATCAACCCACGCCAACAGGGGTGCGAGTTTGCCTATAAGGAGCTCTCCGGGGTCGGAGTGGCCTTTTTTCTGGTTATGGCCCTGCGTCGCAGGATGGTGCAACAGGGCTTTTGGACCCAGGACACCATGCCTAACCTGCGTGATGCGTTGGATCTGGTGGCCCTGGGCACAGTGGCGGACGTGATGCAGCTGACTGGAGTAAATCGGACGCTGGTCAGGGCCGGGTTGGAGGTCCTGGGGGAACGGAGCAGGCCCGGGATCCGGGCCCTGTGCAAGGTCACTGGCACTGGGCAGGGCTTGATCACTGCTGAGGATATTGCCTATCAGCTGGCCCCCCGGATCAATGCTGCAGGTCGATTGGGCAATCCTCAGCTGGCTGCGGATCTTCTTCTCAGTGGAACTGATACCGCGAAAGGCCTGGCCCAGGAACTGGAGCAGGCCAATCTCCTCCGGCGGAAGCTTGAGGCAGCGGTCTTGGATGAGGCGGTACGCCAGGCCGAGGAACAGCTCAAAGAGGGCATGGAGAGCCTGGTGCTGTACGGCAGGAACTGGCATGTAGGGGTCATCGGCATTATTGCCTCCCGGATGGTGGATCGTTTTCAGCTGCCATCCTTAGTCTTCACCGGCGATATTCCGCCCTATCTCACAGAGGAGGGGGAGGTGGCGGTGGTCAAGGGGTCAGGCCGTTCTGTGCCCGGACTTGATCTCCACCGGGCCCTTGAGCTCTGTCAGGAACAAATTCTCCGTTTTGGAGGTCATGCCATGGCCGCAGGACTCACTGTGCGCCAAGATGCCTTTGCCGCCTTTGGCGCCCTGTTTGACAGCCAGGTCCAGGAAATGGAACGCGATGAGCAACAGCAGGGCATCATGGTGGATGCCCTGTTGGATACGAAACAGGATTGCCAGGAGATCCTGCGAGGCTTACAGCTCATGGAGCCCTTTGGCGAGGGCAACCCGGAGCCGGTTTTTCTTGTCCAAGATGTGCAGCTGGAGGAGGTTCATTGTCTGCGCGAACATCTCAAGTTTTCACTCCGTCTCAACGGTACTCGGTTCAGTGGTATTGGTTTTTTCATGGCAGAACAGCATGCCTCTGCTGTGGCTGGCAGGGTGGACTTGGGGTTTCGTCTTAAGGAGTCCTGTTTTCGGGGGAGAAAACGACTGGAAGTGCATGCGGTTGCAGTGAGATCATGA